From a single Zygotorulaspora mrakii chromosome 2, complete sequence genomic region:
- the VMA21 gene encoding Vma21p (similar to Saccharomyces cerevisiae VMA21 (YGR105W); ancestral locus Anc_3.449), with protein MAVTEIPKSVIQKLIFFTVAMVIFPLSTFFVMHNYTNNNILSGGLAAGAANLVLIGYIVAAFLEDSDSSPKKDGKKEK; from the coding sequence ATGGCTGTAACAGAAATACCAAAGTCTGTGATACAGAAGCTAATATTTTTCACGGTTGCTATGGTTATCTTTCCGCTATCAACGTTTTTCGTTATGCATAATTACACTAATAACAATATCCTAAGTGGTGGTTTAGCTGCTGGTGCAGCCAATTTGGTGCTAATAGGATACATCGTCGCAGCATTTCTTGAGGATTCTGATTCGAGCCCAAAGAAGGATGGCAAGAAGGAGAAATGA
- the GTF1 gene encoding glutamyl-tRNA(Gln) amidotransferase subunit F (similar to Saccharomyces cerevisiae YGR102C; ancestral locus Anc_3.446) — MFTSRYICNRSKYIRFIRVVCRRYSLKPVVGKKFTTIDQVKEYMSKETWSVAEYLDSSAIEKDALPSRETALRVLKLSGLPSEGSDIDVIRGKLGKQLLLINKLHSIPLEDKNIDAKDARIMPRHGVPLTYEKLVATIESQKKNPETGELDDSWDSTGLAKLKKDGYLVVRGGLITNRD; from the coding sequence ATGTTCACAAGTCGATATATCTGTAATCGCTCCAAATATATAAGATTTATAAGAGTGGTCTGCCGGCGCTACTCTTTGAAACCTGTTGTGGGTAAAAAATTCACTACAATTGATCAGGTGAAAGAATATATGTCAAAGGAGACTTGGTCTGTCGCTGAGTACTTGGACTCTTCTGCTATTGAGAAAGATGCGTTGCCCTCCAGAGAGACTGCCTTGAGGGTACTGAAATTGTCAGGACTGCCAAGTGAGGGAAGCGACATAGACGTGATACGAGGGAAATTAGGGAAGCAATTGCTGCTCATAAACAAGCTGCATAGTATCCCGTTAGAggacaaaaatattgatgcCAAGGATGCCCGTATTATGCCAAGGCATGGAGTGCCGCTAACCTACGAGAAACTCGTCGCAACGATCGAGagccaaaaaaagaatccagAGACTGGTGAATTGGATGATTCATGGGATAGTACAGGATTAGCCAAGCTGAAGAAGGATGGGTATTTAGTGGTAAGAGGTGGATTAATTACAAATAGAGACTAA
- the NOP7 gene encoding mRNA-binding ribosome synthesis protein NOP7 (similar to Saccharomyces cerevisiae NOP7 (YGR103W); ancestral locus Anc_3.447), which translates to MRIKKKNTRGNAKNFITRTQAVKRLQVSLADFRRLCIFKGIYPREPRNKKKANKGSTAPTTFYYFKDIKYLMHEPVLAKFREHKTFAKKLTKALGRGQVSAAKKLEENRKPYQLDHLIKERYPSFPDALRDVDDALNMLFLFANLPATSKVSSMLTRQAQTICNQWLAYVARERLLRKVFVSIKGVYYQADIRGEEVRWLVPFKFPENMPSDVDFRIMLTFLEFYSTFLHFVIYKLYTDSGLVYPPKLDVEKSKIVSGLASYILENEDDQNSLSVNQPESSTSDAKTLDAATLISAKKLDEEQKDDDNEVIDDEQVETTELDTFEDNTKNKGDELEQPSNFGSPVATLFSGFVFYVGREVPIDIIEFLILSCGGSVISESGLDQLDSKNEINLSKITHQIVDRPVLKNKVPGRTYIQPQWIFDCLNNGELVPANLYLPGESLPPHLSPWGDKFGYNPTEKVEENDESESESESENEIEAEEHVDSTAAVPAAPVDGDDSGDEDLKRQKELELESSGVTYTATNDADDSTKSKSKSKKRKGVSEDDEEKDLKMIMMSNKQRKLYKKMQYSNAKKEDKVEQLKKKKKQISKAKDKLKKLENKQ; encoded by the coding sequence ATGAGAATtaagaagaagaataccAGAGGTAACGCCAAGAATTTCATCACCAGGACTCAGGCGGTGAAAAGACTGCAGGTTTCCCTGGCTGATTTTAGAAGACTGTGTATTTTCAAGGGAATCTATCCGAGAGAACCAAGAAATAAGAAGAAGGCTAACAAGGGATCCACCGCACCAACAACATTTTACTATTTTAAGGACATTAAATATTTGATGCATGAGCCTGTATTGGCAAAGTTTAGAGAACACAAGACATTTGCTAAAAAGCTAACTAAGGCATTGGGCAGAGGTCAAGTTTCCGCTGCTAAAAaactggaagaaaataGAAAACCGTATCAGCTGGATCATCTTATCAAAGAACGTTATCCTAGTTTCCCGGATGCATTGAGAGATGTCGATGATGCTTTGAACATGTTGTTTCTCTTTGCAAATTTGCCTGCTACAAGTAAAGTATCTTCTATGCTTACGAGACAAGCGCAAACCATATGCAATCAATGGTTAGCATATGTTGCTAGAGAACGCCTCTTGAGAAAAGTTTTCGTTTCCATTAAAGGTGTTTATTATCAGGCAGACATTAGAGGTGAAGAAGTAAGATGGTTAGTACCATTCAAATTTCCAGAGAATATGCCAAGTGATGTTGACTTTAGAATTATGTTAAcgtttttggaattttaCTCTACTTTTCTGCATTTTGTCATTTATAAGTTGTACACGGATAGTGGATTAGTTTACCCACCAAAGTTagatgttgaaaagagCAAGATTGTAAGTGGTTTAGCTTCATACATTCTGGAAAACGAAGATGATCAAAATTCTCTATCTGTTAATCAGCCAGAATCTTCAACCTCTGATGCCAAGACCTTGGACGCAGCTACATTGATTTCGGCAAAGAAACTTGACGAAGAGCAgaaagatgatgataacGAAGTAATCGATGATGAGCAAGTCGAAACTACAGAACTTGATACCTTTGAAGATAATACTAAAAATAAAGGGGATGAGTTGGAACAACCAAGCAATTTCGGCTCACCCGTAGCAACATTGTTTTCAGGTTTCGTTTTCTATGTGGGCAGAGAAGTTCCTATCGATATTATTGAGTTTTTGATCTTATCTTGCGGTGGATCTGTTATAAGTGAATCTGGTTTAGATCAACTTGACTCCAAAAATGAGATCAATTTATCGAAAATTACGCATCAAATTGTTGACAGGCCagtattgaaaaacaagGTACCCGGTAGGACATACATCCAGCCGCAATGGATCTTTGATTGTTTGAACAATGGTGAGCTTGTACCAGCTAATTTATACTTACCAGGTGAATCCTTGCCTCCACATTTGAGTCCATGGGGTGATAAGTTTGGTTACAATCCTACTGAGAAGGTCGAAGAAAACGATGAAAGTGAGAGTGAAAGTGAAAGTGAAAACGAAATTGAAGCTGAAGAACATGTTGATTCTACAGCTGCAGTTCCCGCAGCCCCTGTCGATGGCGATGACTCTGGAgatgaagatttgaagcGTCAAAAAGAACTAGAATTGGAATCAAGCGGTGTCACATATACCGCAACTAACGATGCTGATGATTCCACGAAATCGAAATCAAAGAGCAAAAAGAGAAAGGGAGTaagtgaagatgacgaGGAGAAGGACTTGAAGATGATTATGATGAGCAATAAGCAACGCAAACTATACAAGAAAATGCAGTACTCAAATGCTAAGAAGGAAGACAAAGTAGAACAactcaagaagaagaagaagcaaattTCCAAGGCAAAGGATAAGTTaaagaaattggaaaataaACAGTAG
- the PCP1 gene encoding rhomboid protease PCP1 (similar to Saccharomyces cerevisiae PCP1 (YGR101W); ancestral locus Anc_3.445), which translates to MQWLKYPPEYSRLGLKRNMLKIPVGSQYFTTCGKNFFLSNGLRKPLVSSLFGPKMMLGKLNQLKLLKANFTSKRLFSKGSPFKSRWRDAFRGADSRSRYNSLNRFQQYQYNDGNTIGKLTFVGLSMMTGIFILSPYVFHYIPPFTHFERNPTHLVYAILGINAGVFCLWKLPRSWRYLQRYMLLEKDRMYSKWALIGSAFSHQELWHLGMNMLALWSFGTSLATMLGASNFFSLYMNSAIAGSLFSVWYPRIARIAMMSPSLGASGALFGVFGCFSYLLPHAKILLFVFPIPGGAWVAFLGAAAWNAAGCVFRWGSFDYAAHLGGSLMGVLYGYIISELAKKQREKRLQSLTRWF; encoded by the coding sequence ATGCAATGGTTAAAATACCCCCCTGAATACAGTAGGTTAGGCTTAAAGCGAAACATGTTGAAAATACCAGTGGGCTCCCAATATTTCACTACCTGTGGAAAGAACTTCTTTTTGAGTAATGGCCTACGGAAACCATTAGTGTCGTCATTATTTGGGCCAAAGATGATGCTGGGCAAGCTGAACCAGTTGAAACTACTGAAAGCAAACTTTACATCAAAGCGGCTTTTCTCCAAGGGAAGTCCGTTTAAATCGAGATGGAGAGATGCTTTCAGAGGAGCAGATTCTAGAAGCCGATACAACAGTTTGAATCGCTTCCAGCAATACCAATATAATGATGGGAATACAATAGGGAAGCTGACTTTTGTTGGGCTTTCCATGATGACTGGAATCTTTATACTGTCTCCATATGTATTCCACTATATTCCACCTTTCACGCATTTCGAGCGAAATCCAACCCATCTTGTGTATGCGATATTAGGGATAAATGCAGGTGTATTTTGTTTGTGGAAATTGCCAAGATCTTGGAGATATTTACAAAGATATATGCTTCTCGAGAAGGACCGCATGTATAGTAAATGGGCATTGATTGGAAGTGCATTTTCTCATCAAGAATTGTGGCATTTAGGTATGAATATGTTGGCTTTGTGGTCTTTTGGGACATCCCTGGCTACCATGCTAGGAGCCtcaaacttcttttccttaTACATGAACAGCGCAATTGCAGGCTCCCTGTTTTCAGTGTGGTATCCGAGAATTGCGCGTATTGCAATGATGAGCCCTAGCTTAGGTGCAAGTGGTGCGTTATTCGGCGTTTTTGGATGTTTTTCATACTTGCTCCCACATGCCAAGATATTGCTATTCGTGTTTCCTATACCAGGAGGAGCATGGGTAGCATTCTTAGGAGCTGCAGCATGGAATGCAGCTGGTTGTGTGTTCAGATGGGGGTCATTTGACTATGCTGCTCATCTAGGGGGCTCTCTAATGGGTGTTCTGTATGGCTACATTATCAGTGAACTTGCAAAGAAACAAAGAGAGAAGAGGTTGCAATCTTTAACAAGATGGTTTTGA
- the VOA1 gene encoding Voa1p (similar to Saccharomyces cerevisiae YGR106C; ancestral locus Anc_3.450), whose amino-acid sequence MVVKSLKSLLFGVAVLLQLVALVTASTTYATIKSKSHPHGVKSISDLVEGASDVDPLVIFQFKEFPLLQEFSRFDESLPFLTYLFHRQDSVELNNQHMIHIDNKMVEFETFEILELPSSPSVHLYDKHLEGKQVILFDFQDAEYDIVELDEFLESIFGFVSQEYMSFDVDDVVLNINNDSKKSSTLQVWSSVSTGLKERKGTEKKPVDNDKLSDIWTEGLIMCLLVSLFLIVLLVIAISWVGSIDISYGALEKSTNPLKKSN is encoded by the coding sequence ATGGTTGTCAAGTCTCTCAAGTCTCTTTTATTTGGCGTTGCGGTGCTTTTACAGCTTGTAGCGCTAGTAACAGCCTCTACAACGTATGCTACTATAAAGTCAAAAAGCCATCCACATGGAGTCAAGAGTATTTCAGACTTGGTAGAGGGTGCGAGTGATGTGGATCCCCTTGTTATATTCCAATTCAAAGAGTTCCCTCTACTACAAGAGTTCTCACGTTTTGACGAGAGCTTACCGTTTTTGACTTATCTGTTCCATCGTCAAGACAGTGTCGAATTGAACAACCAGCATATGATCCATATCGATAACAAGATGGTTGAATTCGAGACCTTTGAAATACTGGAGTTGCCCTCTTCACCCTCAGTGCACCTATATGACAAGCATCTCGAAGGCAAGCAAGTCATTTTGTTCGATTTTCAAGATGCTGAATATGATATTGTGGAATTGGACGAATTCCTTGAGTCAATTTTTGGGTTCGTTTCTCAAGAATATATGTCTTTCGACGTTGACGATGTTGTGTTGAACATAAATAATGATTcgaaaaaatcatcaacCTTACAGGTATGGTCAAGCGTGTCTACAGGTCTTAAAGAGCGTAAAGGCACCGAAAAAAAACCTGTTGATAATGATAAGTTGAGTGATATTTGGACTGAAGGTTTGATAATGTGTTTGTTAGTCTCTCTCTTTTTGATAGTACTTCTGGTTATCGCAATATCTTGGGTCGGCAGTATAGATATTAGTTACGGTGCATTGGAAAAATCAACTAATCCATTAAAGAAGAGTAACTGA
- the SRB5 gene encoding Srb5p (similar to Saccharomyces cerevisiae SRB5 (YGR104C); ancestral locus Anc_3.448) — protein MVHQLSLFGTIDDKSYDLFLSTMSILSGTPPVLFANITNVWTTNKSYEFERVNSKNQLTELNRIKVSKSLPLQFLIVEDDSVLSHKLLKKIGQLEAPIEPSALEKYVQDIKYERASSLGDDSKMDVDASSMSEPEAEPWALSMSDIPAAGKSRKVSMQTISESIILTTGGTNSSTSSFLKELGYVPEYRYITVGVKFYMANDMVLDIQKLWDLRNDRSLQITKGGYLIKAYVNVNRSTDIERINQAETALLSLQKELQGYVDLVVPDRKAMDSRLNNMGDII, from the coding sequence ATGGTACATCAATTGAGCTTATTTGGTACAATAGACGATAAGTCTTATGACTTATTCTTGTCCACGATGTCTATTCTCTCGGGAACACCACCAGTGCTGTTTGCGAATATTACGAATGTGTGGACGACAAATAAATCATATGAGTTTGAAAGAGTGaactcaaaaaatcaacTCACGGAATTGAATAGAATAAAAGTGAGCAAAAGTCTGCCACTGCAGTTTTTAATTGTCGAAGATGATTCTGTTTTGTCACATAAGCTTCTAAAGAAAATAGGGCAACTGGAAGCGCCTATAGAACCTTCTGCACTGGAGAAATATGTACAAGATATAAAGTATGAACGAGCTTCCTCTTTAGGGGACGATTCAAAGATGGATGTTGATGCCAGTTCAATGTCAGAACCAGAAGCAGAGCCATGGGCATTGAGCATGTCTGATATTCCAGCTGCGGGAAAGAGTCGGAAAGTGTCGATGCAGACAATTTCTGAGTCCATAATTCTGACCACTGGAGGTACTAATTCATCAACAtcaagctttttgaaagagttaGGATACGTCCCTGAGTATCGATATATTACCGTTGGCGTTAAGTTTTACATGGCGAATGACATGGTATTAGATATACAAAAATTATGGGATCTAAGAAATGACAGAAGCTTACAGATAACTAAAGGTGGTTACCTGATAAAAGCATATGTCAACGTGAACAGATCCACTGATATTGAACGTATAAATCAAGCGGAGACTGCGTTATTATCATTACAAAAAGAGCTACAAGGTTATGTTGATCTGGTAGTTCCAGACAGAAAGGCCATGGATTCAAGATTGAATAATATGGGTGATATTATATAA